Genomic DNA from Prochlorococcus marinus CUG1416:
CCTTGATCAGCTATGTCCCAAGATAAGTAATAAAAGTTGGAGAGAATCACTTTATAAGTTTACTAACTATAAATGCATTTATTGCGGTAAACCATCAGAATCACTTGATCACCTTCATCCAATATCAAAAGGGGGTACAAGCATTAAAAGTAATTGCGTCCCATGTTGTTTGTCATGTAATGGTAAGAAATCAGATTCGGAAGTTCTTAGTTGGTACAGAAAACAAATTTTTTATGATCCTAGAAGGGCTATGGCAATACGAGCATGGTTTAATGATGATTTAAGAATAGCGTCAGTTCTTTTGAACTACTTAAATTAAAAAAATAAATCATGAATTGATTAAGATTGCTAAAAAATAGTTTATATCATGTGTAAATTTAAATTCATATTTTGGCAAATAATATTGAATTATATTTAAATTATTCTATTGCCTCCAGAATTTATTCTATAGCTTCTGAAATTAGCAATTTTGGAATAATCATCTTTCCATATTATTGGCGAATCTATAATCTTTCTCTCGGGAGATTTAACTGAAAAAATTAAGCCAAAAACTAAAATAATAGTAATCAAAATTATAGTCATTACTAATTTGTCTGAAATATTTCTCATTAGTTTAATCTATCTAGAAAATTTTTTGTCAGGAGTACTTTTTTCGTAAATTTCCAGAAAGTATGCTTTAAAATAATCAACTCCCTCCTTTCCAATTAATCCGAATGACCATCCACAATCATTTACTACCTTTAATGAAATTTGATTTGCCAAGTCATCTTTCTCAATCCATTTTTTTTGTGGATTGTATGAAAAAGATATAATATTTTCCGTTTTTAATATAGAAGACTTCATAGCTTCGTCTTTAGAAAAACCATTTTTAATAGCTTTACAATATTTGCTCGAGAAATTATTAGAGATTCTATTTTGAAGAAAACTGACACTAGGGTCTGATGTATTATATGCAAACCCAATTGAAGGACTGAATAAAGAAACTATTAAAAGAAATAAACCAAAAAATAACTTTAACAATCGCTAAATAAAATAATATCTAATTAAAATTTTAGTTTTTTTTTGTTTCCATTTCAATCAAATCTCATAAATCTTGAAAACTAAATAAATTTCAATTTATTAAAAATTAATAGTATTGCAGTAAGTTCAGTAATAAGATTCAGAGGTTTAATTGACTATGTATATGAACGAATCATTGATGACATTGCTATTTTTCCCTGATTGGGTAAACGGGCTACCTTCAGACTTTTTAATACTTCATTTTTTCGTTGGAGCTGTTATTTTCCCATTTAACATGATTCATGCGAAAGCAAGAAAAATTGACAGTCAGAATCCACAGGAAGTAGCTAATGGATATAAAAATTCAGATACTACTTCATTCTTTGGTTACGAAGAAATCAATTAGACTAAAAATAAAAATTATTTAAGGAATTACTTAATTGATGTTAATTTCCCTAAATAAAGCTATAGATGTAAAAATTTTTAGTCCTAATGAACCTATAGGGATATCAATTCTTTTTTTAGGGTTATTATTTACTAGTATGATTTTATATATTATTTATGCTGTAAGCATTAATAAAGAATCACTAGAAGATAAAAAGATAAGAACAAAAAAAGAGTATATGCAACAAGAGAAAATAAGAAAATTATTCCCTAAGAAAAAATAAATTTAATTGTTTTATTTCTACTAAGGAATATGTTTATATTGTTTATTATCAAATCAGTAGGATCCAAAAACATTAGTTTCAGCTCTCTCAAGTCAAACATTATTCTCTAAAACCTTATTTTAACAAATAATTTTTTTTACGAGAAATTAAAATTGTGATTGGTAAATCAATAAATATTTTCATAACTGGTAAAAAATGTTAAAAATAAAGAAATGATTTTAAATTTTGAAGAATTCACCTCAATATCTATTTCTTGCTAGTGGAGTAAAGAAAGGAGAAGGGTTTTGGGTTGTGGGAGTCAAAAATTGTGATGAAAATATTCTTGAAGATAAACTCCTTTTAGATTGCCATAGAAAAGAATTAATAGGAAATGAATCAGCAAAAGATATTCTTTTTGCTATTAATTTAAACATAAATAATTTATTCAATGAATTAAGAAATAAAAATTATTTAATTGAAAGACCTTCGATGGGAATCCCTTTTGATATCCCACTAGATCTCTTAGTAAGTATTTTTGATTTTTGGTTAGATATTTATAAAAATCAAGAAGCCTGGGAAACATGCATAGGTCTTCTTAAGGTTAGAAAAAGAATTTCCCTTACAAACCTAATTAAAAGCGAAAGTTTAAAGGGTAACTCTAAAAAGTGGGCTATAAAAGTTGAAAATTTACATACATATGTACCAAATTCTCAGAGGATTGAAAAGATAAATGAGCCTATGTGGAAATAATTTTATCATTATTAAATTAATATATTTACTTCGCATGATATTTAAGTAAAAATAAAATTATTTATTAATTAAAAATGAATAATCCATATTCTTTTAGTAATGATCAAATGAACGGAATTGTAGAAGATACTTTCGCCAACATAATAAAAGAATGTGAAAATTTAAAAAAAAACACTAATTGCCCAAATGAGCAAGTAGTAGCACTTTTAAGTGTAATTGCATCAAATTTCGCTACTACAACTAAGAAAAGCGAAAATTAAGATGATTAGTTATTTTACCTGGAACGATTTTGACAATAGCGTAAAACACATAGCTAATAAATGTAATCTTTTAGAATTTTCTGGAGTGTATGGAATTCCTCGTGGTGGTTTATGTCTTGCTGTAGCACTAAGTCATAAATTAAAAATAAATTTAATTTCAGAACCAATAAAAAATTCTCTAATAGTTGATGATGTATATGAAACTGGTATTACTTTAAACAACTTCAAAGATATTGAGGGGGCAATGTTTTTTGTATTATTTAGTAAAATCAAACCTACATGGTGGAATACTGTACATATATCAAATGAAAAGGAATGGATAATATTCCCATGGGAAAATGCCTCAAATTTTCACAGTGACCGAAACAACTACATCAAAAAAAGAGGTTTAAGTTGAAAAAGAAATTATATCTAGCAAATCCATATGGATTTTCAAAACAAACTAATAAACTCTTATATGAATTTATTAATATTTTCAATGATTTAAATATAGAAGTTTATGAACCTTTTGAGAGGACGAAAAACATAATGCAAAAAGAGGGTGACTGGGCGTATGACCTAGCAATAAATAATTTCAATGATTTAAAAAAATGTGATTGCATTTTTGCGATTGTTAATGGAACACCTCCAGATGAAGGTGTAATGATTGAATTAGGTATTGCAATTGCTATGAGAAAGAAAATCTTTTTATTTAGGGATGATTTTAGAAATTGTTCTGATAGCAATAAATACCCATTAAATCTCATGCTATTTCTTGGACTTCCTAGAAATAATTGGAAAAAGTTTTATTTTGAATCCTTAGAAGAGATAAAGAGTAATAAAAAAGGATTTGTGGAGTGGGCAAAAAAATAACCTAAATAACCTCAAAACCCTTTAGTTATGGTTTTAAATAAGTAACAACTCTGATAGAATGTTAGAATATAATTTATTTAGAAAATTTTGACACAAGTTACAGTAGGAGAGAATGAGGGAATTGAATCTGCCCTTAGAAGATTTAAAAGACAAGTATCTAAATCGGGAATCTTTGCAGATTTAAAAAGACT
This window encodes:
- a CDS encoding josephin translates to MKNSPQYLFLASGVKKGEGFWVVGVKNCDENILEDKLLLDCHRKELIGNESAKDILFAINLNINNLFNELRNKNYLIERPSMGIPFDIPLDLLVSIFDFWLDIYKNQEAWETCIGLLKVRKRISLTNLIKSESLKGNSKKWAIKVENLHTYVPNSQRIEKINEPMWK
- the rpsU gene encoding 30S ribosomal protein S21, which translates into the protein MTQVTVGENEGIESALRRFKRQVSKSGIFADLKRLRHHETPIEKYKRKLQQRRKARRR
- a CDS encoding phosphoribosyltransferase, whose protein sequence is MISYFTWNDFDNSVKHIANKCNLLEFSGVYGIPRGGLCLAVALSHKLKINLISEPIKNSLIVDDVYETGITLNNFKDIEGAMFFVLFSKIKPTWWNTVHISNEKEWIIFPWENASNFHSDRNNYIKKRGLS
- a CDS encoding nucleoside 2-deoxyribosyltransferase; this translates as MKKKLYLANPYGFSKQTNKLLYEFINIFNDLNIEVYEPFERTKNIMQKEGDWAYDLAINNFNDLKKCDCIFAIVNGTPPDEGVMIELGIAIAMRKKIFLFRDDFRNCSDSNKYPLNLMLFLGLPRNNWKKFYFESLEEIKSNKKGFVEWAKK
- a CDS encoding HNH endonuclease produces the protein MHKQDAIYLDQLCPKISNKSWRESLYKFTNYKCIYCGKPSESLDHLHPISKGGTSIKSNCVPCCLSCNGKKSDSEVLSWYRKQIFYDPRRAMAIRAWFNDDLRIASVLLNYLN